The Lepus europaeus isolate LE1 chromosome 1, mLepTim1.pri, whole genome shotgun sequence genome contains the following window.
ACCAGTGGGCTGTTTTCCTGATTCCTAACCATGCAGCGGAGATCAAGGGGGATTAATACTGGACTTATTCTTCTCTTTTCTCAAATATTCCATGTTGGGATCAACAATATTCCACCCGTGACTCTAGCCACCTTGGCTCTCAACATCTGGTTATTCCTGAATCCTCTGAAGCCGCTGTATAACTCCTGCATTAGTGTGGAAAGGTGTTACCAACAGAAAGACTGGCAGCGCCTACTGCTTTCTCCTGTCCACCATGCTGACGACTGGCATTTGTATTTCAATATGGTGTCCATGCTCTGGAAAGGCGTTAATCTGGAAAGAAGACTGGGAAGTAAATGGTTTGCCTGTATCATTGCCACATTCTCCCTACTCACTGGAGTAGTGTATTTGCTCTTGCAATTTGTTTTTGCTGAATTTATGAATGAACCTGACTACAGAAGAAACTGTGCTGTAGGCTTCTCAGGTAAGAAGACATACTTCTGAGGTAGCATGTGTGAAGGCAGTGAGGGAGATGTGCTGTGTGTGTTAATTGAGTGGCGAAGAGTTGCTGGGGCTTGTGCCTTGAAGGGAAGCTAATTGGAGAATAGTAAGGGCAGTTTTTGCCCGAGCACATCATGCTGCATCATTTACTTCTGGACAGAATGGTCTAAGGATTTTGTATGAGATGTAGGACTGACAGCATGCACTGGCCCCATCATGGTGAGGCCACAGGAGACCCTAAAGTGTATTTTTGATAAGGAGTTATGGAAAAAGAGGAATATGCCTTGAAACAACCTCACTGTGCACTGGTTACCTGCTTGTCTGAGTTCAGTGAGCTAGCACATCCATCCACACAAGATAACTGAAGGGGATTTACTACTTTTAGATTGTCAGAAAGACACAACAGAAGCCTCGCATTCATTTGGAACTGATCCCTCAAGGCTCAGAGAGATGCCAGTGTCTCCTTACACCATAGATGAGGGACGCAGGCTGCCCTGGGTTATATAGCTGTGGCTCATGTGAATCCCTGGGCAAATCTTTGAGGGACATCCTATTCTAGTACTGAAGCAGAGCCCGGGTTATTCCAGCCATATCCCCCTTAATCTCAGGATGCTGTGGTTCCAGGACATTCTGCAGTTGTTCTTGAGAACTCCAAgtaagaaaggggaaaaaaactgaAGTAGTCCAAGGCCACTTATGATGTGTACCTCTCAGTAATGTCATTAAAATTGATGCAGCACACTCTACCATTACATACTCACCATGTTTTAGGAGCCACAGTAGTCCCTCCATGTAACTCATCCTATTTAGTTCATACAGCAGATCCACAGGGAGGTggtattttttgcttttatagatgaggaagctaAAACCAAAGATGTGAGGTTAGTAAGTCAAGGCTACACAGCTAAGTGTTAGAGCTAAGCCTTGAAGCCAGTGCCCTTGTTTTTTGTGTGGCGTGTTGTCTCATTTTTCCTCCTCAGTAATTGTTTTCACAGGTATTGCATGAGACTGAAATTGCCATTGGTACTTAAATTAGATGTTGCaaacattagaatgtgaagaggaggaggaaaatagCCCTGAAATAAAGAAATCCCGTTCTTCCCTCTGTTTTCCCTGCCGTTTTTCCTGATTCCCTTTAAGATACCTGTTGTACAGCTGATtgtggaaaagaaatgaaaataagccCTGCCGTAACATCTTTCTTTAGAGACTAGAAAAATATGTGTTACTAGTATTTTTTCTATTTAGTTAAAATTCGGATAGTATAAAACCAGCTTTTGAAGTCCACAATTCAGTGACATTTAATATTCTTGCTGGtgttttattactattttaagtGTTATATATTTAGAAGCATGGTGAAGGTCAGTATGAACTTCTGTGTTAAGAAATAACCAAGGAggacggcgccgcggctcagtaggctaatcctccgcctgcggtactggcacctcaggttctagtcctggttggagcatcggattctgtcctggtttctcctcttccagtccagctctctgctgtggcctgagagtgcagtggaggatggcccaggtacttgggccccgcacccgcatgggagaccaggagaagcacctggctcctggcttcggatcagcgcagcgcgacGACTGTactggccattgggggtgaaccaacggaaaaaggaagacatttctctttgtctctctctctctcactgtccactctgcctgtcaaaaaaataaaataaaataaaaaagaaataaccaagGAAGGACTGCCCTGCACATTGTCTTTTTAGCAAATGCAGGGTTGTAAGGAATAGAGTATGTTTCAAAGCAAGAAGGTGGTGTAATTGAATAATCACTTTCACTTTTAATTAGTTTTCTTTGTAAATGTTGATTCGTTCCACATGTGAATTGCTAGTATTTATATGTTCTTTATTGTCTTTCAGGAGTTTTGTTTGCTCTGAAAGTTCTTAACAACCACTATTGCCCTGGAGGCTTTGTCAACATTTTGGGCTTTCCTGTCCCCAACAGATTTGCTTGTTGGGCAGAACTTGTGGCTATTCATTTCTTCACACCAGGGTAAGTGTTTACTCTTAGGAAGTGAAAAATGAAGAACTTGATGTTCGATGGAGAAATAATTGAAACAGTAATGAAGTACCCAATGTTTATTTTAAACAGGGaagtttattctttaattttaaagatagaaTTTAGGTTAATGGTTTCAGTGTCAGACATTCCTGGATTTGAATCGTGTCAACTGTTGACCTCTGCAATTTTGGGGTATTTGTCTTttcagactttttattttttcaccttTCAAGTAATGAGAAGCTGATACAGAGATTTGAGGGCCAATCTTAACCAATCAGCTAGCTAATTGTAATTTCAGTAATCCAGAGAAGCACACAAAAACCATATGAGTATAAAGATACAAAAACCATGACTTATATTGGTCAAATGTTTTAAAGCCGTTTTAGTTGTGACTTTGTCATGGTAATAGGACTTTTTAGACAGAAAGTATTACTCAGAACCCAATCTTTAATATGGATCAGCTTTGCCACAGTCGGGTTGAGAGGGAGCACGGGCCTGATCCAACTGCCTTTCTTGCAGGTTGCTGTGGCAGCCTCCGAGTCACCTCCACAGCATCCAGGGTTCCAGGGCACAGTGTCAGAACTGCTGATCTAGAGGAACCCTTTCCTTTGCAGAGGTGGACATGGGAGTTTGGGAGGTCTAGGGGTTCGTCAGACAGCTCCTGATAGACACTGGTCAGGTGAGGATTCAGAGCCCTGACTCCTGCTCTGGTGCCCTTGCCGATTCAGCTGCGTTTTCCCCCTTtactcctttttctgtttttctttttttgaaaaaggaggATGAATTGTGGTACTCTTTCCACCTCTAACACCAGCTTTGGTTTTCTTCATCTGTGTTATGCAACTGAACATtcatgctttgtttatttttattgtggggACCTAGGCACTGGAGAAAGAGGATATTCAGGAAGATTTTGAAAGAAATAAGGAGGATTTctcttaaactttttttcttttcagacaggacctattttgattttgattttgatttgtgtgtgttgatttgAGAATATTCTACTTGGGCTGTATGTCAGCCCAGTAACCTTGAGTCCTTCTTTAATGCTAATTTCCCAACATGGGCAACCATTGGCAGCTGGTCCGTAAATGGCAGTAGTGTGGCCACTGAACACCACTCATTTACAATGGTATTGTTGCTTGTGACAGTTGAACAAAGAAAGCCTAACAAAATCTTCaaagttttctttgaaaaaggGTCCAGTAATGTCTGTCCCTTATCTGAACAGCCCTCTCTGTACCTTGTCACTCATAGGTCCCCTGACTTGCTTGATGTGACTTGGTTCTCTGTGTAGACTATGGGCTCTTGTATGTGACTGGCAATACCCAACATTCATATGAAAATCACCCCCTCTGCTACTTGAACTTTTGTCCTATAATGAATCCATTGAGTAACAGCACTCTAATATTCTCGTTCAACTATTTCTGAAGAGCTCATCatgcacttcatttttttttaggcTCCCCCCTTTTCTATGGGAAAGGCATGGTGGCATTTTTGTGTAATATGCTTGTTATGAATGGCGAGCCTGATATTCTGAGCCTGGGAATTAAATGAAATTTCCTGCCTTTGAAGTTAGAATAAATcttttggtttttaagatttgACTGCTTTGTATGATAAACTTCTAATATCTAAGCGTCTACTTATGCATGTGTCCAAATAAAGACTGAGCTAAACACTGGTCTGGGAGACCTAAGCAGTAAGTACTTCTTTGAGATGGATCTTAGAAGAATGGGGGAGACTAGAGCTCTCTTTGCTTTGCATTGTTATTATCCTAGTGGTTGTCAATtagaattttcattgtaaaaacaCTGTAAATCTTTAGAACAAAGCCTGCTTTATTGTAGGACTACATGGGCTGCCCTTTGGGAGAAAAATAAGTCTGCCAAAGCAAACATTTGGTGGGCCTGTGTGTTTTATGAAAGCCATGGAGTTGGTAATTTCCCCCAGTGGAGTTGTGTGAAGGAAAGCCACCCCAAGTAGGCAGCCAGTGGGCATCGGGGTGGGGTGTTGGCTTATGCAGTACTTTTCCTTCTCACAGATCTTTTGTGTACTTTCTTCCATGGTTGGCCTGCTTCACACCTGTCTCTTCATTTCCCTTCAGACCACTCCAGAGGCCACTTCCATCAGACTGGATTCTTGCTCCTTCTCACCTCCCCACCCTCACCAACATGTTGATAGAAGGGAGGGTACCATCCCCAAGTTCTACTTTCTGACCTAAATTATAAGCCACAGAAATTTCTCATGTGAGCCTTAGGCTGTTTAGGCAGAAACTTGAAGCTTGGGGAAATGAGTGTCACCCAGAGTATGACTGCCCCTCAGTGACCATAGCAGAGGACAGTGGTCAAGTGTGAAAGGACAAGGGCTCACCAACTAGCTATGGGAACCCAGCACATCATGCGGTATGTGTGAGCCTCAtttccctcatctgtaaagtgagaaTATTACTTATCTTCTCTGCGTAACAAGTTTTAAGTAGTAAAAGAGATATTTCATATGAAAGTGCTTCGTAAATAGTAAAAAGTAGTTAACCcttcatttttattatgaaataaattgCTAGAAATGTGCAGTATCCttgaaaagaattaaatgtactttctttttctttctaaaatcaaAATAAGTCAGCTGTtatataattttgtttgtttgagttcTACTCCCCATCACCCTTTCTCCtacatgagttttgttttttatcctgaatgacaatggtaaaaaaaaaaaaaaaaaaagtgcctgtaGGCTACTCATCAACATTAATTCAGCAGGCCCTGACTGTACATGGGCCCTGGGAGTCTTTGGTACAATACAACATCTCTGGAAACACAAACCCCTTGGCATGGGATACTGCTTCTTTGCTAAAGTTTGACAAGAGTAATTACTTTGATGCTCCTGAAAACTTCTTGGATTGATCAGATAGAGGAAAATATtgcttgttctatttttttttctaattcaaagaattttcaaaaataaggaaaagttgtagaaccattttattttttatttatattatttattttaaagtttttttttttttttttttttttgttagagaggcagagttaaagacagagagagggagagacagggagagagtcttcccttcacttgtttactcccaaatggccagagctgggcttatctgaagtttcttccaggtatcccacatgggtactgggaaccaagcacttgggctatcttccactgctttaccaggcttttagcagagagctaggttggaagaggagcagcaggaccctTAACTGGTgtccgtataggatgctggccctccaggcagaagcttaacaataccacagagccggcccctgcaGAACCATTTTAATGTTGTAAACATCATGACTTCATCCTCACAAATTTCAACAtgtatttctcaaaaatattctGTAACATAAACACTTTACTGTTGTTTTTTATATTCTTAATTGGTGCATAATATTTGTGCATACGTATGGAACACAGTGTGATAGATGTATACAATGTGCAATGATCCAAATCAGGATAATTAGTATTTGCATCCTCTACAGCATTTATCATTTCCATGTGTTGAGAACCTTTGGACTTTAGTTATTTGGAATACATCATAAATTGTTGTAGACTGTAGTTAACTATGTCATAGGGCACTAATTCCCATGGAGTAACTGTATTTTGACACTTGTTGTCTAATTCATTGTTGTACTAAAGAAAATTTAACAGTAATTCTCCAATGTTAGCTAGTAATTGAGCCATATTCAAATTTCTCTTATAACAAAATGTCTTAGACAGCTGTGCTTAGGGGGGTGAAGGAGGGTTAGGAACCAGAGCTCATTtattccatttgattattgtattTCTTTGTTGTCCTTTACTCTAGCAAAGTCCTCCTAccgttttatttttccatgacatTGACATTGACATTTTTAAGGGATCAGGCCTCATGTATTTTGTTGGCCTATGTTTTTGATTTGTCTACTTATTTCCTTGTGAAGTTATTTAACTTGTCTCTCCACTCTTGTGTTTCTGGATACTGGAAGGCGTGGATAGTTTCAGACTGAATTATAGGCAGCAAGAATGCTCTACAAGGGTGATGCTCTGTACTCCACTTGGATCACATCCGGAAGGACATACAAAACAGCTTCTTCCTCTGCTAGCAATTTAATCACTTGATAAAGATGGCCTTTATTGTAAGGTCACATTTATTCTTTTGCAGTTAGCAATTAATATGGATTAAAATTAATTACAAAATCAGGTAAGCTTGAGGCCCACAAAATTAATTGGATTCTGACTCCAGCACAGTGACCACACTGTCCCAGCACTGTGTGGCTGCTGTTCCTGGTCCTCCTGTTAGAATCCTGGGACGTTCACTCAGTGGGGATTACAAGTATTTCTGGAAGTCATTTCTGCACTGGAGTGCCTAGCAATGACTTAGCTATACCTGGAAATGGCCACAGACCATGTAACTATACTCTACTGAAACCAAACTGTCAATTTATCAGCTCAGTTTCCTTTTAGCTGAATCCCAGAAGTGTCTGTGGCCACTGACTGCCACCTGTCATGGGAAAGAGTGTGATGGAGGGAAGTTAGACTGAAAAGAGACCTCAGTTTTAACTGATGTGGTTGTGACACCTCACTCACTTTTACaagttttacaaaaatatatgacTGCGTGAAGGAACCCAGGCTAGTGGGGAGACTGATGCTTGAGCAGCTTCTTGGCAAATCTGCAGGATGTTCCACTGAGGAGGCCATTGTGATTGATGGctgtggggaagggaaggagcaACTGAAGAGAATTATGGACTGTGGAAAAAGGAGGACTTGAGAGAGAAGAGGTTCATCAGGGTTAAACATTGAGAGATCAAGAGAATGGGAACCAGGTGTCAAGGAGAGGATGCTGGAGCTTGTTTTACTGGTGCTGAGGTCCGGAGTGTGTTGTAATGGTTCATGTGAAACTGAAGAAGAGTAAGACAAGCTCACTGGAGTTGATGAGATTTTGAGGGGCGGGACAGATTATTTGCATGGTCAGTGAGTTTGCCCTGGACAATTGTGGGAGGTAGGTTTGTTGGAGATGAACACTGAGACTATCCCAGACAGGTTCTCTCAGCATTGTGAAGTGACACTAGAGGCAGAAAGAATTGCTTTATTGCTGCTCTCACAAATTACCACCAATCTGGTGGCTTACAGTAGTAGAATTTTTCTTCTCACACTTTTGGAGGCTGCAGTTCTGGTGATCACTGGGCTAAAATACAATTGTTGGCAGGGTGACACCTTCCCCTCCATAGGCTCTAGGGAAGAATCTCTTCTACACCTGTTTTAGTGGTTGCTGGCACTGTTGGCTTGTGGCTATATTGCTTCAGTCTCAGCTTCTCTTCTGCCTCTACACTGCCTTCTTTTCTGTTGGTGTTAAATGTCTGCCCCTGTCTCATATAGTTACTCATGACTGCATGTAGGAGTGAGCCTGACCATCCAGAATAATCATTCCATCTCAAGATCTTGAACTTACTCGCCCTTGCTAAATCCTCACCATGTAAAATTATATTCACCAGTCCAGGGATTAGGATGTAAATACCTTGTGAAGGTCAATATTCAGCCAACAACAGCAGGACAGATTGATAGAAGGTAGAGATTCAAACTCAGAATGCTAGCAATCTGTGTCCGGGCTAAGCTTGTGCATCCCTCTTGCTTCTCTCCAGTATGCCCTTTACTCTCTTCTCCTATAAACTCTTGGTTATTCCAAACCCCCCAGCCAGGACCACCATGGTGATTttggagtgagtcagtggatggaagctctctttctgtctatctctgcctctctctgtgtgttactccaactttcaaataaataagataaatctttttaaaaattccattctgTATTGGTTCCTGATTTTTCCCAGTTCTTCCAGGTAGGAttatttctctgtcttccctcctgtGGTATTTGTAGATTTGTCTACCGTAAACACTTTATCACAATATATCCCTATTTTTCACTTCTGTTCTAGACTGCTGGCTTCCTGAAATCAGACACTGCTTCTTACACATCTTTATATCTTAACCATctgcctgacacatagtaggcACTTATTAAATGTTTATGATTGAATGCACATGAGTTGAACATCCATGAAGGAACCTGTGGTTCCCACCATAGCTTTTTGGCCTGAAATGTTACTGGATTCCTCTATGACCTCTGTCAggtgttttgattttaatttactCTTTGAATTACAGTACCTCACATCTGTGGAACTCAGTATCTCACTCTATGTAAACAGGTAGTGATCTTGAGAATTCTGAACTAAGTCCTTTGTGAAAAAGAGTATTAATTCCCTCTTGGGGTACACATTAAATGTTGACCCAAATCAGTTTACTATTCCTCTGTCACTAAGAACTTTACAGTTTAGCCAACACAACACTAACTACTATCTGAAACAAATCAAAAGACAGAAATTTTAGTTCAATGAAAGCAAGAGGAGCAAAAAGAGAAAGGCTGTTAACCGATTTGAGAGCTGAGGATGCTTtccgggggagggggtgtggtgTCCTGGGCGCCAGGGCATCACAGGGCAGATGATGCAGCAGACTGGTCTTCGCAGTGGGAATAGAAAGAACAAGTACCAGGCAGCATGGTGAGTTGATGAGTGCGAAGAACCTGCAAATGCTGGGAGACAGGCGCTTTCCCCCAGATGTGTTCTCTCAAACAGTAGTTCCTTGGGATGCTTCCTGGAACAAGGCTTCCTGGTCAGTGAGCTCTAGCACATGTAGTTTTCTGTGTTCTGTGCCCACGAACATGTAAAGGGTTCTGAAAGATACTGTGAGAGATGAATCAGATTAACTAATGAGTTTCTCAAATTTATTTGGTAATAGCACCTTTTTGTTTCTGAACTAACATGGAGCAATCTTCAGAACAAGTATTTTTTAAGgtacatttttaaacattgagTTAAGATGTGGCCAAATTAAAGAGGACCTGCAATGAACTGGAGCCTCACCTGTAGACAGAACTGGCAGATGGCTTTACGATCTGAGGAGAAAAAGCCAGAAACTGATCTGCAGTTAGGAAGAAGAAGAGGTCAGGAAGAGTGTAAATATTTGAGGtattggtggcaggggtctaGTTAATCTGTTGACATAGACTAGAGAAGAAACTGAAGACTACAACCATTACAGTGACTGAGGGAATGGAAAGGTATATGGGAAAGACGTTCATAGTTCATTGATTATTAAAGCAATGAGTCATGTTTTGGAAACTTAATATATGCTAGGAACCTTGGTAAGTTCTTTACACACTTTCTCTCTCATCATCATTAAACCTACTTTGTGATGTAGGAATGATTATTTCTACCACTTAAAAGATGAGGAAACTAACACATAGGAAGATTTAAATATCTTACTGTAGCTACTCATATACAAGCTAGTACGTGAGATAGCCAGAGTTCATTCGCTAAACCTGTGATTCTCAAAATTTTTGGTCATGTGACCATCATAGCGCCTTGGAAAAGTATTGAGGCCTTCAAAGAGTTTATATGGATTGTATCTATCAGTGGTGACCATATTGGAAATAAATATTGAGAGTcttagaaataaattaatattcatCAAATTAAATTCATAGCATTGTTACTAATTCATTAATAACAATGGTAGGCTCAGTATTTGTTACATAAATAATAGCTTCTTTGAAGAATAAATTGTCAAATAGACATAAAAATACATATGACAATAACATTTTTGCaaaactctatttttttaaagattcatttatttattcaaaagagttacaaaaagagaggagaggcagagagagagagagagaggtcttccatccgatggttcactccccagctggccgcaacggccagagctgtgcccatctgaagccaggagccaggagcttcttctgggtctcacctggatgcaggggcccaaggacttgagccatcttgtactgctttcccaggccatagcagagagctggataggaagtggagcagccgtgtctcaaaccagcgcccatatgggatgccagcgcttcaaaggccagggcattaacccagtgcgccacagcaccggcccctacaaaACTCTTTATACCTAgttcaatttttgaaaaaaaaaaaaaaaaaaagtaaattcttgtattttcttttacattAATCCATTGAGATCTATCTTTTTTGTTAAAAGACAGTTTGGCTTCACACAGGTATTCACTTGGAGAAGGCAGGAAGAAGTATTTTCATAGTCTTATCAGATAATTGTGCATATTCTTTGTTCTTATACACATAACAAGTTGCCAAATGTTAGTTTCTTATAGGCAAGTTCAATATGGAGTCTAAAACTGTCTTAGTGAACTTTTCCATGTTCTGTAATGTGAATCCATTGATTTGCTTTGAACTTTGAGGGGATCTTTTACTCAtgtatgactttctttttttttctccagaaaccttttatttaaggtttataaATTTCATGcaattcataaatacaaatttaggaacatattaCTTTATAAGACCATTTTCATCTTGACAATAATGgtttatcattatcattatgatGACTGTAAATATTGACAAATTCAATTATCCAATATCACAAGGTCATAGTTGTTGGTATCACCACCAGCCTCATTAGAAAGTATCTGGAAGCTATCAACTCACAGTAGTAgatgcacatttttttaaaattctagtttTTACTTGAAAGCTCAAATTTTGTGATTGACAATAAAAACCATCAGTTACTTGCCATAAAGCCTTACTTCATTTCTGGGAAAATGAGTGGCATTTTCCATTTAATCACAGCACATTAGTTTTTCTTTCAGGTAAATGTGATGGTGAGGTCCCATGAAAATAGTGGCTCAAACAATCACAGAAGCGCTTCTCTGGGACGTAGCCTTTTCCTTTATGCAGGTCTCATGTTTCATCACATAGCACATTGAAAAGATATATGCTAATATTTATATCTATGGAAACCAAGAATTTAGTACCTCATCAAGAATATTCTTAAATAACATACTGTGTAAAACTTTGCATGAGTGGCTGTGAAGAA
Protein-coding sequences here:
- the RHBDD1 gene encoding rhomboid-related protein 4 isoform X1, translated to MQRRSRGINTGLILLFSQIFHVGINNIPPVTLATLALNIWLFLNPLKPLYNSCISVERCYQQKDWQRLLLSPVHHADDWHLYFNMVSMLWKGVNLERRLGSKWFACIIATFSLLTGVVYLLLQFVFAEFMNEPDYRRNCAVGFSGVLFALKVLNNHYCPGGFVNILGFPVPNRFACWAELVAIHFFTPGSSFAGHLAGILVGLMYTQGPLKKMMETCAGMFSSNIGYPGQQYYFNSSGYSGYQDHYPYSRPGSYEQAPRDYDVYTAGLSEEEQLDRALRASLWDRGNSRNSPPPYGFHLSPEEETRRRRLQRFDSQ
- the RHBDD1 gene encoding rhomboid-related protein 4 isoform X2, with translation MQRRSRGINTGLILLFSQIFHVGINNIPPVTLATLALNIWLFLNPLKPLYNSCISVERCYQQKDWQRLLLSPVHHADDWHLYFNMVSMLWKGVNLERRLGSKWFACIIATFSLLTGVVYLLLQFVFAEFMNEPDYRRNCAVGFSGVLFALKVLNNHYCPGGFVNILGFPVPNRFACWAELVAIHFFTPGSSFAGHLAGILVGLMYTQGPLKKMMETCAGMFSSNIGYPGQQYYFNSSGYSGYQDHYPYSRPGSYEQAPRDYDVYTAGLSEEEQLDRALRASLWDRGSHAGRKCCRSKRSVGRVVRDLLR
- the RHBDD1 gene encoding rhomboid-related protein 4 isoform X4, with amino-acid sequence MQRRSRGINTGLILLFSQIFHVGINNIPPVTLATLALNIWLFLNPLKPLYNSCISVERCYQQKDWQRLLLSPVHHADDWHLYFNMVSMLWKGVNLERRLGSKWFACIIATFSLLTGVVYLLLQFVFAEFMNEPDYRRNCAVGFSGVLFALKVLNNHYCPGGFVNILGFPVPNRFACWAELVAIHFFTPGSSFAGHLAGILVGLMYTQGPLKKMMETCAGMFSSNIGYPGQQYYFNSSGYSGYQDHYPYSRPGSYEQAPRDYDVYTAGLSEEEQLDRALRASLWDRGN
- the RHBDD1 gene encoding rhomboid-related protein 4 isoform X3 codes for the protein MQRRSRGINTGLILLFSQIFHVGINNIPPVTLATLALNIWLFLNPLKPLYNSCISVERCYQQKDWQRLLLSPVHHADDWHLYFNMVSMLWKGVNLERRLGSKWFACIIATFSLLTGVVYLLLQFVFAEFMNEPDYRRNCAVGFSGVLFALKVLNNHYCPGGFVNILGFPVPNRFACWAELVAIHFFTPGSSFAGHLAGILVGLMYTQGPLKKMMETCAGMFSSNIGYPGQQYYFNSSGYSGYQDHYPYSRPGSYEQAPRDYDVYTAGLSEEEQLDRALRASLWDRDLFI